GTTTTTAACACCCCTTTACTTACCCCAAACGATCTTTCTGCTTTACAACAGGCTGTTGTTGCCAATAAGTATGAGCAGCATAGATAGTTTATAGTTGAATGTTCAAAGTTTAAAATTCAACATTCATACCCGAAGTGGCGGGTCCGTAAGTTCTTAAGTTATTAGGTTCTTGAGTTCCGGCACCCCACGAACTTAATAACCTACGAACCTAATAACCTACTAACATAACTCCATTAAAGAGGCCCAGGCTGTTTAAAACAACCTGGGCCTCTTTATTTATGTATTCCATATTAACTTGTCAACGTGTTAACCTGTCAACTTCCTTTATTAACATTATCAACTCTATCAACCCTATCAACTATCTAATCAACGTAATATCCCCCGTCTTCCGCAACTTATTCCCGTCAAAAAACTCCACATCCAATGTATACGCATACACGTCCATTGGTTGCAACTGACCGTTATAAGTACCATTCCAGGCGGCACGGCGGTCATGCGTTTCAAACACCAGCTTGCCCCAGCGATTGTAAATTCTCCAGGTCATTTTAGCAATCCCAAAGCCGGTTACAGAAATATAACCATTGCGGCCAAAGCGGCCGGGCGTAAAGGCATTGGGCACATCCAGCAGCGGATCTATCAATGCATCTACCTGTTTACAAGCTGTATCGGTACACCCGCTTTCCGAGGTGGCAATCAAACAGGCCTCAAAAGTGCCGGTAGCGTTATATTGATGGCTTACGGTATCGGCTGTATTTTTAGAAACAGTCTCGTCGTCGCCAAATTCCCATTTGTATGAAACAGCTCCTGATGACAGATTGGTAAAGATGATTGGCTTGTTAACCGATGGGGGCACCGGAGCAAAAGAAAAATCAGCTACAGGTTTGGGATATACCTTTATATCCAGGAAAGTAGAATCTTCCTTGTTACAGGTACTGGTATCAACAACCTTCAGGGTTACATGATAGGTGCCCACATTCGGATATAAATGCACCGGGTTTACGTCATTTGATTGGGTGCCATCGCCAAAATCCCAATAGAAATCCGTACCGGCCAGCGAGGTATTATTGAAGACGGCGGTATAGGGCGCACAACCATAAGTGGGTGTTTCAAACTTGGCTTTTACCAACGGCGATACACGCAGTTCTTTCACCAGGCTATCCGGCGCATTACAATACGCCGTATCGGTTAAGATAAGCCTTGTCTGGTATGTGCCGGCTGCAGCAAAAGAATGCGTTATAATGCTATCTCCGGGCGTTACCCTCGTACCATCGCCAAAATCCCAGGTAAAGCTGCTTGCCTTAAAGGGTTTCCGCGCTGGAAATATAGATGTGTTCACAAACTCATAGAGCAGTGATTGACAGGGCGGCAATTTCCTGGCGGTAAAGTCAATATCGGCCGGGTCGTCACGTACATGGATAGTCAGGAACGCGGTATCGCTGATGTTACAACTTGCGGAGTCAATGGCAATGAGCCCGATCTTATAAACGCCCACTGCCCCAAAGGTGTGGGTAACGTTATAACTTGTGGTCACCTGGTCGGGTGAGCCATCGCCGAAACTCCAGATGTATTGCCGCGCATCGCGGACGGTATCTTTAAAAGTAAGAGTGAAAGGCACACAGCCTACGGTATCGAAATTCCCTTTGAAATAAGCTTTGGGACCGGAAGCCACGCCGGAAAAGTTCAGCAGGATCTTTAATGCGCCCAGGTTACAACCGCCTGTGCCTGCACCATTCTTTGGCGCCCATACGCCACTGGTAGTAACATAAGGTTTGGTAATAGGCAAATCGGGCATGCTGCCATAACAGTTGGCGCAAATGGCCTGGTAAATGGCGCCCTGTTTATCAAAACGGCTCGTGCCGCCATCAACGTGCTCACCCAAACCGCCATCCTGTCCAAAGAAGGAACCATACAGCAATGATTGCGCATCTCTTTTCAATACTATGAAATAAAAATCGCGGTTATCAGTAGAATTTTTCAGCGCATCGGGCGTAATAGGCATGCCCCTGGTGCCGGCCAGGTCATAAGGGTCGGCCTGGGTAGAAGCAGGTAAATACCAGCCACCCCAGCCGGATACATATACATTCTCACAACGGTCAACCAGGAAGGCCACCGGCGAAATGTTCGGCTTTCCGCCCGATCCAAACGTGGTGGAATATTGTATAGTGGAAAGATCAGTACTTAATTTGACAATGAACTGTTTGGTGCCGGCATTACTGTAAGCGGCGTTTATCACCGGCCAATCGCCACGCGTAACCCCCAGTACATAAGGATAATTATTCCTGTCGAACTGAATGCCGTAAATAATATCCGATTGGCCGGTACCCAGGTATACGGTTTTCTTCTGCGTGGTGCCATCGTTCGAAATAATGGTCACAAATCCATCGATATAGCCATTATTCTTACCGCCTAAAACCGAGGAGCCTGGTGTGCCGGAAGCCTGGGGAAAATCACCGCTTTCGGTTCCGCCTGCTACATAAATGTCATTGTTAAGCGGGTTCAATGCCAGTACGAAGGCGGCATCATTGGCTGTACCACCCAGAAAAGAGCTCCAGATGATGCTATTACAGGTAGGATCTATTTTCAGCACCACCCCATCCTGCGCGCCTTTTTTCTTGGGTTGGAAAACATTGGGGGTAGTGTAAAAATTGTCTGATTGTGATTGTCCGGCCACGTAAATAAAACCCGCATTATCGATAATCACTTCACTGTGCCCATCGTCTCCATAGTTCCTGAGCAGCGAGTTTATTTTATGGCCGCCAGTAAGCATCTGGTCTTCAATATTCACCCCGTCATTACCGGTGCCGCCAATCCGCAGGGAGCCTACAATTCCACTACCGGTAGTATTCAACTTGGTAACGAACATATCGCAGGCGCCGCCAGGTCCCATCAACGTACTGCCCCCGGTACCAGGAAAGTCGGTGGAATAGGTTCTTCCCAAAACTACCAGCTCACCTTGTGCATCGCAATACAAACTATGCGGAAACTCGTCGTTGCTGCCACCGAGATAGGTAGCATATACGCGGCTGGCGCCATTGGGACTGAATTTAAAAATGCCGATATCTATACCCCGTTTGCCACCACGCGTCCAGGTGGTTTTATAAGCACCGGGGGAAGTAGGAAAACCAGGGTTGAATGAAATGCTGCCAGAGAAAAAAGATCCATCGGGACCGGGCGTAGCCGTAAAACCCCATTCATCGGAAGTGCTGCCGGTAAAAGAAGAAAAGATGATGGTAGGATCGATCACCAGCGTACTGGTTTTATCGTATGTGCTGGTTTTAAAACGTACTGTTTTCCCATCTATCTGGTAGGCGCAGGGCGTTTCCTGCCGGCCCTTCACTTTATCAAACAGGTAGGAGTAAGGGTATAGTTCCTTTACATCGCCCAAACTTGTTTTAATAACCAGTTCGCTTTTTTTGATAGACAGTTTATCGGCCCCATCGTATTGCATGGCAATTTTGCTTACATCGCCACCGGGGTTTACAATGATATCGTATTTCAACCGGCCGCTTTCAGAATAATAGCGTACGTCGATATTGGGATACACGTTTTTATAGATCACCGCCAGGCAGCTTTTTACCCCTGTGCGCCATTTGGTTTGGTCGTTGCCGATCAAATAATTGGTGTAGCCGGGTAATATTTTATCAGGAACAATTTCAGGATTGGCAGCTCCGCCAACGAATTGCACCTTGTATGCATGGGAGTGAACGGTAAGCGGCGCATCTGTTTCGTTTGTTTGTATGCGGGCATTGGCTTTTTGTTCAGGCGGTGCTGCATGACCATGCAGTTGCTCCAGGTCGGCCACATTGTGTTGCACCACCGTAAAACCATTTTTTTGCAGGTAAAAATTACCCGCAGGCAACAAGCCTTTAAAGGTGATCTCTTTTTCCCACTGTCCGTTATTTTCAACAAATTCAAAAGTCGCAGGTGATTGCGCAGCCACTCGTATAACGCCGGTAAGAAGCAGCGCTATAACCATCAGTCTTTTCCTAACCAAAATTTGTGTTTTCAAGGTATTAATAAAGAGGAAGGTTGGTGCAATGATATTGGTTAAATGCTTTTAAGTTTAATATTTAAAAGATGGACACATGGATTGTCTTCTATCCCCGTTGTAATCATTATAGAACCCGTTCTGCATCAACGCAAATTCAAAAGCACCGCGGGAATGATTGTACTGATTCAGGGAAGAAGTGGTAGCATCATAGGTGAACATCAGTTTCAGGCTTTTCCATACATACCCGATCATTGGAATAAACGCATCGCCTTTCCGGTAATACAACCCGCCGATCAGCTGGCTTTCCCCATCGCCCGATAAATTGTATTGAACATTACCTCCGCCTACCAATTCGCTTGTTTTTGTGGTAAAGCTATAATAGGCCATGGGATTTATGATAACCTGGTCGTTTAATTTTATACTGGCATTACCAAAGGCATTATACCGTTTGGCAATATTGCCGTCTGCACCGGCTGCAGGATCATCGTTCTTGAAAAACGATTCCCGGGGCGAGTTGAGGTGCCATACAGAAATACCGCCATTGATGTACAGTTTATCGGTAGGAAAGTAGGCGTAGTTAAGACCTACCTGCATATCGAAGTAATTGATATTGGGGTTGTCGAGCACCACACTGGTAGGCAGGTTGCTGTCGAAGAACTTGCCATCGAACTGATCGGGAAATTTGAGATTGGCGGTATTGATGCGCTTATTGGCCCAGCCAACATTCATCCCGAAAGATAACAGGTGCGCTACCCCCAGCATCTGGTGATAGGCCGCAGAACCAAATACCTTGGTAGAAGTTAAACCGCCGGAACCTGCTACATCGCGTAAAATGAGGCCGCCTAATCCCAGCCAGCCGCTTTCTATCCGGTCCCTGAACACCTGGGCGTCGCCCCAGATACTCATGGTTTTGTACGGCACACTCATGATCGATGACCATTGATTACGGTAATTAACGCCTAAACGGTAGTCGGCATCGGGAATAAAGCCGGTATTTGCCGGATTTGTAGAGAGCGGGGAATTGAACCATTGCGAAAAATGCATGTCTTGCGCCGAGGCCTGATAAAAGAAGCTCATTACACAGGCCAGCGGCAACAACACCGCCTTCAGAAACAGGATCTTTGTTTCTCGGTTCACAGGAGACCAGGCTCTTTTTTTAGTTATAATTTTCTTCATAAACCACCCGTCTAAAATTACAATTTGTTAAATGACCTTAAAGCTTTTCCCAGGCTTTAACGTATTATTATCAAAACGCTGAACGCTAAAGGCTTAACGCATAACGCTGCATTCTTATCACCTTCAGCATTTTGTATAAAAGGGTGTTTCACAGGTAATGTTTGTTCGTATATTTCATGTTGTTTGTTGCGGTTATTACTAAAGTCGGCAATCCGCAGCGCGGCCTCCTCTATCAACCTTATCAACCCTGTCAACTTTCTCCATGTTAACGTGCCAACCTGTTAACCCCGTCACCTGATCAACGTAATATCTCCCGTCTTCCTCAGTTTCCTTCCATCCGAAAACTCCACATCCAACGTGTAAGCATACACATCCATCGGCTGCAGCGTTCCCTTATAAGTACCATCCCAACCTGCCTTCCGGTTGCTGGTTTCAAAAATTAATTGTCCCCACCGGTTATAAATCTTCCAGGTCATTTTGGCAATACCAAAACCCTGTACATTGATGTAGGAATTGCGGCCAAACCTGCCCGGCGTAAAGGCATTCGGTACATCCAGCAACGGATCAATGATCGCTTCTACCGGTTTACAGATCGTATCACTACATTCAAATTCGTTGAAGGTAATGAGACAGGCGTTAAAGGTACCCGTTTCATTGTATTGATGCGATGCTGTATCCATCGTCTTCTTCTCAGTAGAATCGCCATCACCAAATAACCACACATACCGCGCACCGCCGCTGGATAAGTTGGTAAAGATGGTCGGTTTATTCGTTACCGGCGGTATCGGCGCCACCGAGAAGTTGGCCAATGGCAATGGATGCACGCCGATATCCATGTATGTTGAATCAATGATGTTACAGGTGCTGCTGTCAATCGCAATCAATGAAACCCGATAAGTACCTATGTTATTGTATACGTGTACCGGATTAATTTCGTTGGATTTAGGGCTGCCATCGCCAAAATCCCAGATAAATTGCGACCCGGCCAGCGATGTATTATTGAAAATTGCGGTATAAGGTGCACAACCGGACGACGGCGTTTCAAACTTAGCCTTCACCAGCGGCGATACGCGCAACTCCTTCACCACCGAATCGGGCGAATTACAATAACTGGTATCCTCCAGAATCAGTTTGGTTTGATAGGTGCCTGCAGCGGCAAACGCATGTTGAACGGAGTCGGGGGCAGGCGTTATGCGGGTACCATCTCCAAAATCCCAGGTAAAGCTGTTGGGGTTATAAGGTTTGCCTGGCGGGAAGGTGCTTGTACTCACAAATTTATAGTTCAACGACTGGCACGGTGGTAATTTGGTGGCCAGGAAGTCGATATTGGCTTTGTCACTCCGTACATGAATGGTCACATAAGCCGTATCCCTGATGTTACAGGTGGTTGAATCGATCCCGATCAGCCGCACCCGGTAATCGCCTACTGCGTTGAAAGTATGCGAAACAGATTTATCAGTGGTTGTTACATCTGGCGTACCATCGGCAAAAGACCACACATAACTTTTGGCATTGAGAACGGTATCTTTCAGCGTAACAGTAAATGGTACGCAACCAAGGGTATCAACCACGCCATTGTAGTAAGACCTTGCTCCGGCGGCAACTCCGGCAAAGTTAAACGAGATCTTGGCCGCGGCCAGGTTACAGTTGCTGGTGCCGGTACCATTTACAGGCCCCCATACCCCCGGCGTGATAGGAAAGGGTACCGAAATATTGCCTACCGCATTGCCAAAACAGTTGGCGCAAATAGCCTGGTAAATCACGCCTTGCGCGTCGTACCGGCTGGTACCGCCATCAACGTGTTCACCCTCCCCGCCGCTTTGGCCAAAAAAACTGCCATACAGCAGCGAGGCCGCATCTTTTTTAATAACTATAAAATAGAAATCGTGGTTATCGGTAATTGTTTTCAGTGCATCGGGCGTGATAGGCATGCCGGCCACACCGGCCATATTGAACGGGTCGCGACCGCTGGATGAGATCCAGCCTCCCCAGCCGGAAATGTACACGTTCTCGCAACGGTCTACCAGGAAGGCAACAGGCGAAATGTTCGGCCTTGCTGTACCGGCGCCGAAGGTGGTTGAATACTGAAAGCCCGACAGATCGAGTTTCAGCTTGGCAACAAACTGCTTG
The Niastella koreensis GR20-10 genome window above contains:
- a CDS encoding PKD domain-containing protein, whose translation is MVRKRLMVIALLLTGVIRVAAQSPATFEFVENNGQWEKEITFKGLLPAGNFYLQKNGFTVVQHNVADLEQLHGHAAPPEQKANARIQTNETDAPLTVHSHAYKVQFVGGAANPEIVPDKILPGYTNYLIGNDQTKWRTGVKSCLAVIYKNVYPNIDVRYYSESGRLKYDIIVNPGGDVSKIAMQYDGADKLSIKKSELVIKTSLGDVKELYPYSYLFDKVKGRQETPCAYQIDGKTVRFKTSTYDKTSTLVIDPTIIFSSFTGSTSDEWGFTATPGPDGSFFSGSISFNPGFPTSPGAYKTTWTRGGKRGIDIGIFKFSPNGASRVYATYLGGSNDEFPHSLYCDAQGELVVLGRTYSTDFPGTGGSTLMGPGGACDMFVTKLNTTGSGIVGSLRIGGTGNDGVNIEDQMLTGGHKINSLLRNYGDDGHSEVIIDNAGFIYVAGQSQSDNFYTTPNVFQPKKKGAQDGVVLKIDPTCNSIIWSSFLGGTANDAAFVLALNPLNNDIYVAGGTESGDFPQASGTPGSSVLGGKNNGYIDGFVTIISNDGTTQKKTVYLGTGQSDIIYGIQFDRNNYPYVLGVTRGDWPVINAAYSNAGTKQFIVKLSTDLSTIQYSTTFGSGGKPNISPVAFLVDRCENVYVSGWGGWYLPASTQADPYDLAGTRGMPITPDALKNSTDNRDFYFIVLKRDAQSLLYGSFFGQDGGLGEHVDGGTSRFDKQGAIYQAICANCYGSMPDLPITKPYVTTSGVWAPKNGAGTGGCNLGALKILLNFSGVASGPKAYFKGNFDTVGCVPFTLTFKDTVRDARQYIWSFGDGSPDQVTTSYNVTHTFGAVGVYKIGLIAIDSASCNISDTAFLTIHVRDDPADIDFTARKLPPCQSLLYEFVNTSIFPARKPFKASSFTWDFGDGTRVTPGDSIITHSFAAAGTYQTRLILTDTAYCNAPDSLVKELRVSPLVKAKFETPTYGCAPYTAVFNNTSLAGTDFYWDFGDGTQSNDVNPVHLYPNVGTYHVTLKVVDTSTCNKEDSTFLDIKVYPKPVADFSFAPVPPSVNKPIIFTNLSSGAVSYKWEFGDDETVSKNTADTVSHQYNATGTFEACLIATSESGCTDTACKQVDALIDPLLDVPNAFTPGRFGRNGYISVTGFGIAKMTWRIYNRWGKLVFETHDRRAAWNGTYNGQLQPMDVYAYTLDVEFFDGNKLRKTGDITLIR
- a CDS encoding PorP/SprF family type IX secretion system membrane protein; its protein translation is MKKIITKKRAWSPVNRETKILFLKAVLLPLACVMSFFYQASAQDMHFSQWFNSPLSTNPANTGFIPDADYRLGVNYRNQWSSIMSVPYKTMSIWGDAQVFRDRIESGWLGLGGLILRDVAGSGGLTSTKVFGSAAYHQMLGVAHLLSFGMNVGWANKRINTANLKFPDQFDGKFFDSNLPTSVVLDNPNINYFDMQVGLNYAYFPTDKLYINGGISVWHLNSPRESFFKNDDPAAGADGNIAKRYNAFGNASIKLNDQVIINPMAYYSFTTKTSELVGGGNVQYNLSGDGESQLIGGLYYRKGDAFIPMIGYVWKSLKLMFTYDATTSSLNQYNHSRGAFEFALMQNGFYNDYNGDRRQSMCPSFKY